CTTTTCCTTCTCGCTTTTGATTATCCGACTTCGTTCTGCGCTAGCCCTACTTACTATATTCTAATTAGAATTAGAATCAAGGCTGGTCAATGACTCGGGAAGCTGCCCCCTTCCTACTGGGGTTGGTTCCGACTAGTCGGTTTTTGGTGCTCTTTTCCCGGTCCGAGTCATCGATCGAGTCCATTCCTGGCTAATTCGCGCATTGATAGAATAAAGGAAGGCAGTTTGCTGATTGAGCCGGGAGTTGGAGTTAGGCGGAACCTGGAACATAGTGAGTAGCGGTTACGGCAACAGCCTTTGAGCGGTGGGACGATGAGAAGCCCAATCTGGAGAGAGACAAGCCGGTTTTGAATCTGAGTAATGGACGAGATATGGGGAAGTGCTAATCAGAGCTTTTTCAATCCATCCATGCAGCGCATTATCATATAAGAATGAGGCTCTCGACCCACATCATCGATGCTAAGCCGGAAGCCCCAATTGAGTCAGTAGTTCGGGGAGATGGAACGGTAAGCTACGGATGTTAGAGAGTGCCATCCCCGAAAAGAAGATCTCCTTACCTTATAGGGGACACTGAAAACCAACCAAATCATGTGGACAATCTTGAAATCCCAAACAGGAGGCCCTAAAGTAGCTCGTTCGGGCAGGCACTTTGCTGCTATCTGAAATCAATCAGTCAGCGGAAGCCGAAGCTGCGAAATCCGCATAGTTGAAAAAATCTATGTTTACGTACGGGCGCAGGTACTACGGGAATGGGAAGGGTACAAACAAAGACCCCCAATGACCAAACCATAGGCCCTATAACAAGAACAAGAAGGGTGTCAAAGCCCGGCCCTCGATCTGTGATTTGGATTTGATCAAGTCCGCATTAGAAACAAGACATCACGGGACCTACCCTAAAGATGAATGAGCCATGTAACCACTCTTCCCCAACCCCAAGTGGTCAGCGCAGAGACAAGATGCTTACAAGGGAGTGAGCGCATTGGAGTCTCTCCTCGTTGCTAGTCCGAGACCTGGGTCTAAAGAGCCTAATCCAGTACAGATCAGATCATAAATCGCTCTACGCTTTGAGCCGGCTAAGTCTTTCAAGTCCACTGATGCCTTTCTCTCACCATCTTTTCTCTTCCTTCAACCCGGATGACAACAGTTCCAGTGAGACCAGCTTCATCAATAGCAGGGtcttagcttaagatagaaaacTAAAGGTTGCACGTGCTGGGGTTGGGATTCTTTCTTATTTATATATAGCAAATTCCTCGCTGGCCGATCTCCCCTTTCACCTGGTTCTATTCCAAAATATATTTCCCGATGTGattactttatttttacccGAGGTTGAATCAATTGTTTCAGCTCTGGTTCAAATGGTTTCAGGGGTTGGTTAGGAAAGGCTTATCCGCTGTTCTAGAGTCGTGTTAGGTGggaattctcatttttttttccgtGGTGAGGTTGACGTTCAAGAGAAAGAGATTCATATTCAAGTTCCCCCAGGCCAAGGGGGGCAATCAAGCCTTTTTGGTTCAGCTAGCCCAAAGTGAGTCGGAATTTCAACTGGCAATAAGGAGATTGGTTAAAAGAAAGCCTTAAGCGCAAGCACTAAGGGAATCCCATTAGAAAGCATTAAATTAGCATTAGCAAGGACGGTTGGTAGTTGGTAAACTAAAGAAGAACTAGGCTATGGCTCAACTTGCAGCAAGTCTAGACTTCCCTGGCTTAGCAGGAGGAATTGGATATTGAACCCTTTAGTCTGGGACTTAAGGAAGTTACGGAGGAAAGCACTAACGGTATAACAATAGGGAAGAGGCTTGTTTAGCATAGGGCTAAAAAGAAGCCCTATAAGCTGAAATATAGTACCCGTAAACCCCTTAGTTCCTCTTCTTTACCTAGGGGGCGGCTttgaaagaaacaaacaaaaaggcTACTTACTAGCTTTGCGATAGGAGCTTGCGCGTGGGCCCAAGCTCTATAGGAAAGAAAATAGCATAGAACATAGAAGCGGCTACTCTTTTGCGTTAGGAGTTATGTTATTGTCGTTTAGTTTAGCTTTCATTTAGGAGTGATCCTTATCGCAATCAAGCTGTGTCAGTTCCTATTGCTCTAAGACTGACAAGACAATAGGATAAGGGAAGTCAGGAAGGGAACCATAGAAAGGATAAAGGCTGCTGGTAGAGCCAGAGAAGAATCCGGAAAAGGGATTGGAGGCAGATCCGGACCCGAACGAAAGAGCTCTGCGGCGGTCGGTCTCTCACTTCATCTCGATGGTATTGTAGTCTAGTTTGAAAGGAACTAACTCAAGGACTGAGAAGCTCGAACGAGCAGCAGCTGCCATGCCTTGAAATGAATCCCAACAACCGGAGAGATAGATAGATGGAGCGGATAGAAGAACTGGCCTACCTCCCCTAACTGCAACTGTTATCGCTGGTTGAACCGGCTAAGCCACCTCCGCTATATAAGCTTAATTAGCTCGCCTCGTCGAAATACATTTTTGGGACGTATTCTCTGTCATATTCCAGCAGAGTCAAGGCCCATTTTGCTAATCGGATAGAATCTTCGGTTAAAGGCAAGACTGCTTTGGTCATCAAATCTTTGTTTGATAGGACCGACTCTGGATATCAATTTGATTTGGTGTTCAAGTAGGTAGTGCCTTAACTTTTTCCACTTCGAAAGCTTCACCATACGGGAATGCCACATTCACTCGCTTTCGAGGACTTCCAACAACACTGGCTGAGGAAGGAAGCTAATTCCTTGCTTCAGGAAAGCAGCTAAAACAAAGAAATAGACAGACTTAGACGAGGGCATCTTGAACCCCTCTCCCTACGGTCGAGTTAGCCCATGACCTCAAGATCAAGAAGAGCCAGCCATACATAGAAGACAAGGGAAGACCTTGCTCGACCAAATGAATGTAGCAGCAGCATCATGAGATAGAACCCGGTCCTGTCCCGGCTGTCCATCTGTGGAACATGGGGCTGAAGACCTCTAGAGTACCTACTAGAAGAAAGACAGAACCACTTGGCTAGGGGGACAAAACCATTTGGAGGAAGAAGCAGATGGAAGACAGGGTCACTTGTGAAAGAACTAGCCGAAGGGGACCATCACAGGCGGTGGATGACAGGCTAGCTCACCAAGAACATCAGGAGAGGTTGGGGAAGACTTGGCTGCGGCAAGTCAAGGAGAGGTTAGGTCAAGGACAGAAGTCCCATCAATCAGAAGAAAAGGATGTTCCAGGAAAGAGGGGAACAAGGATATCCAAAAGAATAGGCCTTGAAGCATGAATGAGGGGAGACCGGTCTAAGGGCTGCAAGATATGCTAAAAGGTTTAATCAGTCCACTAAGGGATGACCTCTTCTACATGATTTCAGCGAAGTGTTCAAGTCAAGGACTTAGGcgatcaaagaaaagaagactTGAAAGAAAAGCCTTCTCCACAGCAAAGGCATCCATCCAATACAGATAAAGCGTCATATACAATGAATCTATCCTTTGGAAACCACCTATTCCTCTCATCGACTACCTTCACTAGGGTCAAGATTCATGGTTTTCTAAGGGCGGCCCATTTTCCTTTGATGGAGCAAGGGATTGCTTTCGTCTCTTTCCTTCTGGGCCAGGAATGGAAGTTGTCGTTAAGCTTGGATCAATCGATAGTGTGCTTATCGCTCTACTTCGCTTGATTCTCATGCCAGTGGACTCGTCGCTCAGCTTTAGGCCTTATTAGCTTAATTTCTGAAGTGAACATGAAGTCCGAATTGAATAGATACTGAGAAAGCGTCTTTCGTGATGAAAGTAGCAAGTTCGGATTCAggattgagaaagaaatcaGCAAAGCGCAGCTGGAGCTGAATCTATTTTAGGAGGCGTAGGGTAGGCTCTTTGGATAGATTGACTGGCTTAAGCCGATGAACCTGCTTCTACCACTGACGAGCTAATTCGGACTATGCCTAACTAGAGGAAGAAAATCACCTGATCTTGGCTCGGCATCTTTTGAAAGGGAATCCAATATCTGGTAAGAAAGGTCGACTCGAAGCGGAGAAGCTAGAGCTCACTCGACCCGGGAGGAAGTTTCATTCCAAACAGCTCAACGTTTGAGCTAGGAGATGGGCTTTTAGACCTGGAGTTTCAAACTGACCTTTTGGGATCGGAGTTGCAAACAGCTTGACCTTACTTAGGTAAGGTTGGGTAGGGAGGTCTTCCCACTTCCTCTTCCCATTCATTAAAGGGTGCTAAGACGAACTTCGAATAGAAAGTTGACTACTATTATTAATTGCAATCATAATCATTTTAGACTTATTCAATAAAAGAGAAGCCTATATCTATCTGCCTACTGTGAATAATGCTTCACTCCAAGGCAGCTTATTAGAGCATTGAATTGACCTCTAGTATCTCATCACTTATCAGATGGTTTTAACAGGCTTTCTACTAAATCAAAAGACTACTCGCTCTTAAGGCTTCTTTCGAAGAAGCCAATTCGATGCACTTCCTTGATTGACCGAAAGGCAGGTCCAAGCAGAGACAACTTTTGCTGACCTCAGATGCATGTGTTAAGCATATAACTAGCGAGCTAACCATACTTCGGATATCGCCCCTATTCGATAAGGCAAGGCCAGTCGCTGGATTAATACTAAAAAACGGACCATTCCTTATCAGCTAACTTTTGGCTAAGGGACTGCCGGAAAGGATAAAGTCAACCCATGCGCCAATCGCCCCCATCTTACTTCTCCGAGTTcgttatattaatatttatatatatagaaagttGCCGGGTTTTCACAATGAATAGGAGGGGGGGCGGGCGATTCATCTTTGAGCTATTTTGCTTGGCCACTGCCACTAAAGAAATAGTCTTTTTTCGTTTTTACCAAGATAACAAGATAATGAGCTAGCCACAAAAGCTATCACTGAAAGAAGCCGCAGCTGGCTTAAAAAAAAAGCCTTTTCGTTGTCACCACTAACCTCGATCGATTGGAGCATCGGGTGACTGGATAGCCCAATGAAATCTAGAGGGTGCATCAGAGAAGATGTATCAATCATGAATAGACCAGTCGAAAAACCTCTTCCAGTGCATTCTACCGACGCTGGGGGACTGATTTATGCTGTCCATGTTGTCAGCCCATTTATTGCTGCTCCTCGATCAGTTCATTGGGCTTCTTCGGCTAAGAAGATTTTCAATCAAATACGTTGTAGCTGACGAAAACACGGACCTATCTCCGGCTTACTCTCCTGATCACCGAAAGATGGACGAGGGCTTCTCTTACCTCAAAAACCCCTTTCCGTAGGTAAGGATCAACAGGATTGGTTGGGTAACTGGAAGCTGACTGATCAGCTCGAAAGAAGCCCGCAACGAATTCAGAATGATTAGGAAGGGCCGGACCTCTCTTGACCGAAGGCCTGACTTCTCTTCTCGAGCTCATGGACTTTGTTCATGGGGGGGCACTGAGCAAATCGACTACACGGAACAATCAAGCCCGAATTCCCCTAGATGGAAGAAGAATGTGGACAGATGGAACCAAAGAGGTCCCTGCTTAGCGCAGGCTACTTTTGAGCCCTAGATCAAGAATAAGGTGTCCCCTACACCGGACCGGAATCTCCATCCCGATTAGGAACCACAATAGTGATTCTCAATGGCTGGTTGTCTTTCAGAACCTGCTTCTGTGCTGACCAAGAAGCAGAACCAAAGCGAGCAGGCAGGACCAGTACCCTTAGTTGTTCTATACCTTGCAGGAGAAAGGAAAAAGTAGCCATTCGGGTATGAAGTTGCTTGCACATTGCCCCCCAACTCACACAGCTAGGTTTCGAGAGGGCTCTATCGATCTCCGGAACAGgggaagaaagggaggaagtgGGTGGTATCGTATATAAGATTAAGGACGCTTTTCGAAGTAATGTGACCGAAATATcgtaagagaagaaagaattgaAAAGAGCCTATTCAGTTAGTCAGAAAGCTAGATCAAGAAAGCTGCGCCCAATAGAGCAACGCCTTGAGTAGACCGATAAGGTCTCGCGAAGCCGGTCACCGTACGCCTACGATCCTATCTGACTATTGAGGAGTTTGATCTTCTATCTTTTGTTCAATTGTGCGTGCTTTGCTTAACACATGCAATCGAAAGAATGTTCGATCATCAAACTTAGACTCAATGAAAGCTGCCGTTCACGTCAGGGTCCGAAGGAGATGTAGTCACTTTGAGTCTTTCTTCTAGATTGGGTTGGTGGTTAGTAAGGAAAGCCGGGTGTGGTGATCCGATCAACGAAAATCCATCCAGAAATGACATAGTAAGAATCGCACTAATCCGCGACCAGCAAGTTTTCCGAAACCAAACTGAATAGAATTGTGACTTTCAAAAAATGCTTGctgaaaatcaaagaaagaagGTCCATTTTCCCACGTAGTTCGTCGGTCAAACCTACGATTCTCTTCTTAATAGAGAGATCTTTTTCTAGTTAGACTTCTATCAATGCAATGAAAGAACCATCCCTTCCTATTTCTTTGTCCAGTCAGATAGAAATCTATAGATATATACCCAAAAGAGCCCTTCTTTACCACTTTAGGGGGTGGGGGTGAAGGGGGGGTTTACATACAACCGAGGCAAAGTGGTTTATGATTGAATCTCAGAGGCATTCTTATCATTTGGTAGATCCAAGTCCATGGCCGATTTCGGGTTCACTCGGAGCTTTGGCAACCACCGTAGGAGGTGTGATGTACATGCACTCATTTCAAGGGGGTGCAACACTTCTAAGTTTGGGCCTTCTATTTATCCTATATACCATGTTTGTATGGTGGCGCGATGTTCTACGTGAATCCACGTTGGAAGGACATCATACCAAAGTCGTACAATTAGGACCTCGATATGGTTCTATTCCGTTCATCGTATCGGAGGTTATGttcctttttgctttttttcgggcttcttctcattcttctttggCACCTACGGTAGAGATCGGAGGTATTTGGCCCCCAAAAGGGATTGAGGTTTTAGATCCTCGGGAAATCCCCTTTCTTAATACCCCTATTCTCCTTTCATCCGGAGCAGCCGTAACTTGGGCTCATCATGCTATACTCGCGGGGAAGGAAAAACGAGCAGTTTACGCTTTAGTAGCTACCGTTTCACTGGCTCTAGTATTCACTGGCTTTCAAGGAATGGAATATTATCAAGCACCCTTCACTATTTCAGATAGTATTTATGGTTCTACCTTTTTCTTAGCAACTGGCTTTCATGGTTTTCATGTGATTATAGGTACTCTTTTCTTGATCATATGTGGTATTCGCCAATATCTTGGTCATCTGACCAAGGAGCATCACGTTGGCTTTGAAGCAGCTGCATGGTACTGGCATTTTGTAGACGTGGTTCGGTTATTCCTATTTGTCTCTATCTATTGGTGGGGAGGTATATGAGGGAACGAAACAGTGGATTGAGGAATGAAAGCTCGAAGACAAAGAGAACCCCAAAGAATTACTGCAGCTTTACCACTCCCTAATATACTCAATCTTCCACTTTCCTACCAAATCTCTCTTTATTCTGGCACATAAATGAAGGGATCGAAGATACTTTGGCGGATTATGTTCACCAAGAAATGACCCGAAATTGGATCTTGGTCTATTTGatattgttcttttttttcgataaaaaatatgttttcttgTCTCTCGTTTCTGAAGAATAAAATCGAAGAACCTAATGGATTAGAATTCCGCTATGTGactagagaaaaagaaaatgccagTTAATGATGTCACACGAAAATAGAAAGCCAGGCAGGACAGTAACTGACCCGCCTTCTATCCTCGTGTGTGATAGGGCAGCCGAGAAGCTTCTGTGCTGTCCGGTGCTTACCAAAGCGCATACTCTACAAACCCGCTACTGGACTATTCTATTACTATTTCTACTATGGATTGATGGACTTATGGTTCTCCGCTTACGAGAGAATGGCTTTGCGTAtaatgtataatattaaaatctagTAAGAGTTGAAATGGAATAGTGAGTTGCAGGGTATTCTCCAACAGTAAGAGCATATTCTAATTCAATTGCACTAACAGCGGGAGCTGCTGCCTAGTAAAGGGACTGGATTGGAAAGGTTTTTTGTTCTTTGATCCATTCCCTTGCGCTTGAACTAAGGGGATTGATGTCACTAGGCTTAATGGAATAGGTTCCAAAGGCTATCTAGAGTCGAGTAAGTCCTAAAGGATATCGCATAGCAAGCCTCCCTTGAAGGTTACGATCCTATTTCTGAGGGAATGATTTTTGCACAAGAAAGTAATACAGAAGACATCTTAGGAAGGGCGGCTATGTAGCAGTATTTTTCCTTTCTTACTGCAATCAGAAGTGGGACTATTTCTCGAAGGAGATGGGGGACGTCTCATCCGAGGGAATCAAACTCCCCTTGGGAGTCCTTTCCATCGGTCCCTTATGACCCGCCACCCTTACCAGCAGGCTCAGTTCCGTCTGTCCCGTCGTTACCATCCATTGGCAGTGATTATGAGGTGGAGCAGCCGGCTCCCATACAAGCACCAGTGGATGACACGATGGAAGCTGACAATAAACCCCATGGTTATTGGGCTATTCGCCGAATAATCATGGATTACTTGAAATCCGATATGGACACGCTCTTTGACCGACCCCCTTCTTACAGTAAATATCGTCGGGTCTTCGAGCTGGTAGTTGGACCCAATTGGAAGAGTAAAGCTAGACTCGTTGAGGTATTGGCGGATATAGCCAACAACCCGGCAAATAATCCTGTAAAAGAAAGGTCGCGTCAAATAATGAACGACATCTTCGAGCGGCAAATCAAGGAACGAGATCTTGACAGCTATGAATTTGAAGAATGATAATGTGGGATTTGTTGTCTTTggtagttattttttagttcACGGCATATTTGGGTATCCCCGGGATTCGGGACCCACCCATGAAGTCATCGGGGAGCTAAATCATTCATTTCGTTTTTATGTCTTATACCGTTGCAGCTAAAATAACGCAGGGAATCAATAGGCCAACCCCGACTCCCGGTGTTCGAACAAGTCATTAATGGTCGGCTTCATTGGTACTACCCTTTCTTTTTTCTGTATGCCGCTCCGCGAGCAAGGAGCGAAAGAACCAAGTGGGCTGTGGTCATGTCAGAATTTGCACCTATTTGTATCTCTTTAGTGATCAGTCTGCTAGTTTCTTTGATCCCACTCGGTGTTCCTTTTCCCTTTGCTTCCAATAGTTGGACCTATCCAGAAAAATTGTCGGCCTACGAATGTGGTTTCGATCCTTTCGGTGATGCCAGAAGTCGTTTCGATATACGATTttatcttgtttcaattttatttattattcctGATCCGGAAGTCACcttttcctttccttgggcAGTACCTCCCAACAAGATTGATCCGTTTGGATCTTGGTCTATGATGgcctttttattgattttgacgATTGGATCTCTCTATGAATGGAAAAGGGGTGCTTCGGATCGGGAGTAATCACTAGTGATAGGGCAAAAATAGGGAGGAAGGACAAAGGAAAGAGCGATGCCTACATTAAATCAATTGATTCGTCATGGTAGAGAAGAAAAACGGCGCACGGACCGTACTAGAGCTTCGGATCAATGTCCCCAGAAGCAAGGAGTACGCCCGCGTGTTTCAACGAGAACACCGAAAAAACCTAATTCAGCTCCACGTAAGATAGCCAAAGTACGATTGAGCAATCGACATGATATATTTGCTCACATTCCGGGCGAAGGTCATAATTCGCAGGAACATTCTATGGTCTTAATAAGAGGAGGTAGAGTGAAAGATTTGCCAGGTGTGAAATCCCATTGTATTCGAGGAGTAAAGGATTTGTTGGGAATTCCGGATCGAAGAAGAGGCAGATCCAAATATGGTGCAGAAAAACCCAAATCGATATGAATGGAGGATGCCTCTGGAACTTCTTTTTCTCAGTCAGGAGAGGTACGAAGTCACTCGCCCCTATTCGATAAGTAAAGGAGAGGGAACAACCACAACGTTATGCCCTAAAATTGAAACGGAGCCCTTCCGAATGACCTATAATGGAGTCTAATACACTAGACAAGAAAGGGAGAAACCGGGCCGACGAAAGAATACCGCCCGTCCGATTTCTTCGTCcggttttattttactttttacagaTATTTTGTTTCTAAGTTTCCGGACTTGCCCTTCGCACGATTCTCTCAAAAAATGCTTGTTCCAATCGGAactgcatgaaaagtaaaaaaaaaggttCTCTTATTTCTAGAGAATTCCTGTTGTATGGATGAAGGAGTTCAATTGGAAATTCTTAAGCCCGGAGATGGGAAGGTGGTTTCTTGTTTGGGAATCTTATCGTTAATATGGATTCCCCATAGTCTCGGTGTCTGAGGATTTAGAGGATCCTATATATAAGCACGATATGATTTCTTCATTATAGATTTCGATATTTTTCGATAAAAAGATGGATAGGATTTCTTACTTCCACTTCCTATAGGACATGAGGGCTTCAAGCCTATGCTAAGAGAGTAAGGTTCCTGTCTCgatcctctttcttcttttgctttccCTGCAAAACTCTTCTCGGAAATTGATTGCTTTAAACTAAACAATAAAGAAATTCTCTTCCCTTAACTTAATAGGGGCAACTCCTACTTAAAAAAAGATCTATTACTTGAAActtgttttactatttttttgtgGTAGTTGTCTGGACGTGGCCTTTCTTTCATTCCTTAGGTTAGGGAGTGAGAAGGAGGGCTAAGGGGAAAAGGGTGGCCCCCCCTACTTCCCCGATTGGAGAAAAGCAgtgcggttgtgtttgcctttATACTTTACTTGGCAAGCGAAGGAAATGGCTGATTAACCCCCTCCTCACTAGGCTTCTTGAGTTAAGTTCTTTAGTGGACTTCTCCCGTTAGCTCAAAGTCAATCGAAGATAAAATGGAAAGGTTTCATCTCGTTCCCCCTAATGGGTCTACTTGGACTACTTGTTCGTCCTGTATTCAGAAAAGAAAGCGGAGAATAGGATTCCACTGATGCGATATGACGAACTGGACGACCCACGTCATTTG
This genomic interval from Arachis duranensis cultivar V14167 unplaced genomic scaffold, aradu.V14167.gnm2.J7QH unplaced_Scaffold_57721, whole genome shotgun sequence contains the following:
- the LOC127744544 gene encoding cytochrome c oxidase subunit 3, producing MIESQRHSYHLVDPSPWPISGSLGALATTVGGVMYMHSFQGGATLLSLGLLFILYTMFVWWRDVLRESTLEGHHTKVVQLGPRYGSIPFIVSEVMFLFAFFRASSHSSLAPTVEIGGIWPPKGIEVLDPREIPFLNTPILLSSGAAVTWAHHAILAGKEKRAVYALVATVSLALVFTGFQGMEYYQAPFTISDSIYGSTFFLATGFHGFHVIIGTLFLIICGIRQYLGHLTKEHHVGFEAAAWYWHFVDVVRLFLFVSIYWWGGI
- the LOC127744546 gene encoding NADH-ubiquinone oxidoreductase chain 3 yields the protein MSEFAPICISLVISLLVSLIPLGVPFPFASNSWTYPEKLSAYECGFDPFGDARSRFDIRFYLVSILFIIPDPEVTFSFPWAVPPNKIDPFGSWSMMAFLLILTIGSLYEWKRGASDRE
- the LOC127744545 gene encoding ribosomal protein S12, mitochondrial, with the protein product MPTLNQLIRHGREEKRRTDRTRASDQCPQKQGVRPRVSTRTPKKPNSAPRKIAKVRLSNRHDIFAHIPGEGHNSQEHSMVLIRGGRVKDLPGVKSHCIRGVKDLLGIPDRRRGRSKYGAEKPKSI